Within the Thermanaeromonas toyohensis ToBE genome, the region GTTTCCGAAGGCCGGGCGAAGTGGCAGCCCTCATGTACGGCCACCTTAAGCCCTGCCAAGGGCCGACGCACCAGCTTCCCGAAATCAAGCCCCGCCAGGACCCGCAACAAATGCAGTACGCGGATCCCCCCTTGGTAGCTAAAACCTGCCATTTCTAACTTCTGCCGTAGCTTACGCCCAAGACTCCCATTACCCGCCAGTAACAGGTCCGCCTCCATGAGGTTAGAAGCGCAAGCGTTGCACAGGGTCATGATAGGGATGTCCTTATCTTTAACCTGAACAAGGTTATAGGCCGCAATTAAGAGGGCCGCGTTCCTGTCTAAGCTTTTAATGGGATAACCACAACAACGAAAACCAGGTACTTCTATGAGCTCTACCCCCAAGAAATCCATGAGTTTCCTGGCCGCCAGCTCATACCCCAGGGTCCTGACCGGGGCACTGCAGCCGGGAAAAAAGGCGAAGCGCCTCATCCCTCCTCACTCCCCGCCAGGCCCGCGGCCCTTATGATGCCGGCAAGTCTTCCCACTTCCTCATCCAGGGGCGGTAGCCCCAGCTCTTGGCGGTACTCGTTATGAAACTCATCCACCGGGTAGATCCGACCCTCATCAACTAGTACCTGAATAACCTGTTCCAGACCCTCCGGAGCGAACCCTCTTCTAAAGGCCCGGTTTTTAAGCTCCAGGATAACCTCGGCCGTCTTGACCTCCTCCGGGCACCTTTCCTGGCAGGTCAAGCACTCCAAGCAGTACCAGAGCTTAGGCTCCTGCGCGGCTTCCTCCTCCCGCCCCAATTGTATCAGCCTTATATACCGCCGCGGATTGTAATCTGCGTCCAGGGCGGCTACCGGACAGCCGGAGGTACACTTGGCACACTGATAGCAAACCATTTTACTTTTCATCCCCATACCCTTTGCTTATATTTCGAAAAATAACGACCCCCAGAGCCTATTTTTTATGCTTGGCCGCCTCCTTCTCAATGAAAGTAACAAGCGTTTCCCCCTGCATGAGCGTTTTAAGCTCCAAAGGGTTATCCATTTTGAGCCTCACCATCCAGCCGGACCCATACGGGTCTTCATTCAACAGGCGAGGGGCGGTTTTTAAGGCCTCGTTCACGGCCACCACCTCACCGCCCACCGGGGCGTAAAGCCTGCCGACCCACTTGGCCGATTCCACCGAAGCCAGGGGTTGCCCCTTTTTAACCTTCTTGCCTACCTTGGGCAACATCACATGCAAGAAGTTGCCGGCAAGCTTCTGGGTAAAATCTGTCAGTCCCACTACGACCTCCTGCCCCTCGACTTTAGCCCAGCCGTGCTTCTCGTCGTAGTACAGTTCATCTGGGAAATAAAATTCGCCTATCTGCATTTTTTGATGCCTCCAAAGTATATTTACAGTTTACTAAAAGAAGGCGTCACCGCTTTTGCCGCCCAGTCCTGGATGGACGTCGAACCGGACTGCTCCTACGGCGGCCTTACCTTCTACCGCCCGGACCACCCGGGCTACTCCTTCGTGTCCGAACCCGCCGCAGAGCTCAATGGCCGCTACTCCTTCTGCTACCAGCTCCCTGGCCACCTTCTCGGCCGCGGCGTAATCTGCAACACCTACCACCAGGAGCTCAACTTCAGGGGTATCCACCTTGGCCCGGTGGACCGTAGGGTCAGCACCAGATGCCACAAACATGAAAGCAGCTTTGAGGGCCATGCGCCCAACCTCCTTTTTACTCATTCTTCTTCAAAGGCATCCAAACACTCACGGACAAGGGTAGCGCAATAGGCCGTGGCTGGAGAGCCTCCGAAGGCTATGGCCTCTGCAGCCGCCTCCAGAATCTCCTCACGGCTGGCTCCTTCTTCTAGAGCTTTTTTCACATGATAGGCGATGCAGTACTCACAACGAGCGTACACACCGATGGCGATGGCTATGAGTTCCTTATATTTAGCTGGGATAGCGCCTTCAGCAAAGCACCAATTGGTAAGGCGCACAAAGGACTCCGCTATCTCTGGTAGTTCATCTCCTAGTCGGCCCAAACCCGTGTTGAATTCTTCTAGAAGTTTATGGGGATCCAAAGCCATGGGGTTCCTCTCCTCCTTAAATAAAAACTCAATTTAGTTCCTAGATGAAAATCTTATGGGGATGTTCTAAGAGGTCTTTCAAGTAGGTTAAAAAGGCCGCAGCCGGAGCCCCATCTACCAGCCGATGATCAAAGGACAAGGATAAGTGCATTATAGGCCGGATGCAGATCTGTCCTTGGAAAACTACAGGGGTGTCTACTGTCCTGCCAGCTCCTAAAATCGCTGTCTCCGGAGGGTTAATAATAGGGGTAAAAATATCTACTGCATACATACCCAGGTTGGAGATAGTAAAGGTACCTCCTTCGAGATCATCTGGTAAAAGTTTATTCCGCCGGGCTTTTTGCACCAATTTTTTTAATTCCGCACTTATCTGGCCAAGTGTTTTACGATTAGCCTCCCGTATGACAGGAACAAAAAGCCCTTTTTCTGTAGCTACAGCAACGCCAATATTTATTTCCTCCAGCTCTTTTATACCTTCCTGGCATAAAGTAGCGTTCATGTAAGGATAACGCTCCAAAGCACAGGCCGTAGCCTTGATCAAAAAGTCAGTAACGGATAGGCGCTCCCTCTCTAGAAGATTTTCGTTTGCTTTCCGGCGATACTCCATGAGCTCGCCCATATCTACGGCTACGGTTAACGTTACCTGGGCAGCTGTCAAATGGCTTTTCACCATGTTCTCCGCTATAATACGACGTATACCTTCAAAGGGTACCACGTTACGCGCTTTTCTTTCATCAACTGGTAGTTCTCCCTTTCCAGCTTGCTCCAGCCTTGCCCGCTCTACATCTTCTTTAGTAATACGGCCTCCTGGTCCTGTGCCTTGGATATTGGCTAGATCTAGCCCATATTCTTGAGCCAGCTTGCGCGCTACAGGGGAAGCTTTTATGCGTTCCTCAGCTTCACTGGCCTCTTCAGCTAATAAATGCTCTATATTTTCCCCGGGAGCAGCAATTATCCCTAAGGTAGCACCTACAGGAACAGTGGTCCCGGAGGGTACCAGGATGCGGGTTAAGATCCCTTCAGCTGGAGACTCTACCTTAGCCGTGATTTTATCCGTGAGTACTTCAAACAATACTTCACCTTTTTTTACCTCTTCTCCCTCTTTTTTAAACCATTTCCCTACACTCCCTTTCTTCATAGTTAAACCCAACTTGGGCATTATGATTTTGTGAGCCATCGCTTAAATTTCCCCCTTGCGCTAAAACAGGCTTAACTTCTAACACTTTTTCGATGTCTACTACCCAAGGGCCACAAGGATCTAGAATAGCCACGTATTCGCCCTTAGTAATTTCGATCTCCCGCTCTCCATCCAGGGCCAATATACCGCCTTCACCCTGTACTTCTACAGCCTCCCCTACTTTTAGAAGGCACCAATTTTCTACGGTGATCGGTAAAATTAAGCCGGGGGCTATAGGAGCAATTACCCTTTTCCCTTTGACCCCTAATTTGATATCCAGCCCCCAAGGTTCAAAAGCCCCTAGGGAGCAAAGCCTAGCCCCTATGGAGGATAGCCCTATGCTGCAAGGTTCCGCCCGGGTAAGAAGCAACCTTTTTATCTTTTCTGGCTCCCATATAGCCCTGCTGCCTATAAACTTCTCCTCTACCACCGCTATATCCACTAAAGCCATATCTATTACCTGGCCCTGGTGGAAAAGGAGCAAGCGCTTGCAGCGCTTTAAGATTTTAGCCATTTCTACCTGGCTGGTAGCCACCAGTCCCGCTGCTAGCCCGGCAATAGTCCCTTCTAGCATCCGGGGAAAAACATTATTAGTTCCCGTAGAAAGGGGGATGAGCGGCACTTCCCCGCACCCCTTGGCCACGGCGCGATTAGTACCGTCTCCCCCTAAAGTTACAATGCACTTTACCCCCAAGCACGCCATTTCATAAGCAGCACGTGTGGAATCTTCTGCCCCGCAGGTCAAAGGTATTTCGACTTCCCTTACCTTTAACCGCAGGGAGTGTTTAAAGCCAATACTTTCCTTTGCCCGGGGTACAATACCGAAATATTCGGGCATGTACCATACTTCTTCTACTCCAGCAGCTTCTAAACCTAGGAGAAGGCGTTTTACAATATTTACCTTCTCCATATTATCAAATACAGTACCATAAGCTACTAAACGACGAATATCTTTACCGGCAGCCGGGTTAGCTATAATGCCTACTGAGCCCACTTGGGAACACCTTTTAAATAAGCTAAGCTAATAAAGACTTAACAGCATCTATAATTTTGGCTTCATTGGGTAAGTAAGCATCTTCCAAGCGCGGGCTAAAGGGAACTGGGGTGTCAGGCGCTGTAACCCTTCTGATAGGTGCATCCAGGTAGTCAAAGGCTTCCTCGGCCACCAGCGCTGCTATTTCCGCTCCAAAACCTGCAGTACGTACAGCCTCATGTACTATAACTAAGCGGTTGGTCTTTTGGACCGAATTGATAATGGTGTTTTTGTCTAAGGGGATAAGGGTACGCAGATCAATAACTTCAGCCTCAATACCTTCCTTGGCCAGGGCTTCTGCAGCTGCCAGGGATTTGTGCAGCATCCAGCTCCAGCTCACAATGGTTACATCTTTACCTTCCCGTACTACAGCTGCCTCTCCCAAGGGTACTACATATTCCCCTTCTGGGCAGTCGCCTACCAATCCATAAAGCTGCTTATGCTCGATATAAATGACAGGGTTATCATCCCTTATAGCGGAAATTAATAATCCTTTAGCATCCTTAGGAGTAGCTGGCATGACCACTTTTAGCCCTGGAATATGCGCGAAAATAGCCTCTAGAGACTGGGAATGCTGAGCTGCTGCCCTTAAACCTGCCCCAGCGGGTGTGCGTATAACCAAAGGAAGTTTAGCCTTTCCGCCAAACATATAGCGCATCTTAGCCGCTTGATTTAAAATCTCATCCATACATACACCCATGAAGTCCATAAACATGATCTCCACGCAAGGCCTCAGTCC harbors:
- a CDS encoding CoB--CoM heterodisulfide reductase iron-sulfur subunit B family protein, coding for MRRFAFFPGCSAPVRTLGYELAARKLMDFLGVELIEVPGFRCCGYPIKSLDRNAALLIAAYNLVQVKDKDIPIMTLCNACASNLMEADLLLAGNGSLGRKLRQKLEMAGFSYQGGIRVLHLLRVLAGLDFGKLVRRPLAGLKVAVHEGCHFARPSETYRAYGLEGYGWSGRQGVLDRLVEATGAESIDYEGKEDCCGGGLMALRPDLMAKMSAAKVEQALCAGADCIVVACPACGIALCAGQGEAELPVLYLPQLMGLSLGLSPDELGLELNQVPVDSVLEKLGV
- a CDS encoding 4Fe-4S dicluster domain-containing protein, encoding MKSKMVCYQCAKCTSGCPVAALDADYNPRRYIRLIQLGREEEAAQEPKLWYCLECLTCQERCPEEVKTAEVILELKNRAFRRGFAPEGLEQVIQVLVDEGRIYPVDEFHNEYRQELGLPPLDEEVGRLAGIIRAAGLAGSEEG
- the gcvH gene encoding glycine cleavage system protein GcvH translates to MQIGEFYFPDELYYDEKHGWAKVEGQEVVVGLTDFTQKLAGNFLHVMLPKVGKKVKKGQPLASVESAKWVGRLYAPVGGEVVAVNEALKTAPRLLNEDPYGSGWMVRLKMDNPLELKTLMQGETLVTFIEKEAAKHKK
- a CDS encoding DUF6506 family protein → MALKAAFMFVASGADPTVHRAKVDTPEVELLVVGVADYAAAEKVARELVAEGVAAIELCGGFGHEGVARVVRAVEGKAAVGAVRFDVHPGLGGKSGDAFF
- a CDS encoding carboxymuconolactone decarboxylase family protein, which gives rise to MALDPHKLLEEFNTGLGRLGDELPEIAESFVRLTNWCFAEGAIPAKYKELIAIAIGVYARCEYCIAYHVKKALEEGASREEILEAAAEAIAFGGSPATAYCATLVRECLDAFEEE
- a CDS encoding dihydrolipoamide acetyltransferase family protein — its product is MPKLGLTMKKGSVGKWFKKEGEEVKKGEVLFEVLTDKITAKVESPAEGILTRILVPSGTTVPVGATLGIIAAPGENIEHLLAEEASEAEERIKASPVARKLAQEYGLDLANIQGTGPGGRITKEDVERARLEQAGKGELPVDERKARNVVPFEGIRRIIAENMVKSHLTAAQVTLTVAVDMGELMEYRRKANENLLERERLSVTDFLIKATACALERYPYMNATLCQEGIKELEEINIGVAVATEKGLFVPVIREANRKTLGQISAELKKLVQKARRNKLLPDDLEGGTFTISNLGMYAVDIFTPIINPPETAILGAGRTVDTPVVFQGQICIRPIMHLSLSFDHRLVDGAPAAAFLTYLKDLLEHPHKIFI
- a CDS encoding ATP-NAD kinase family protein — protein: MGSVGIIANPAAGKDIRRLVAYGTVFDNMEKVNIVKRLLLGLEAAGVEEVWYMPEYFGIVPRAKESIGFKHSLRLKVREVEIPLTCGAEDSTRAAYEMACLGVKCIVTLGGDGTNRAVAKGCGEVPLIPLSTGTNNVFPRMLEGTIAGLAAGLVATSQVEMAKILKRCKRLLLFHQGQVIDMALVDIAVVEEKFIGSRAIWEPEKIKRLLLTRAEPCSIGLSSIGARLCSLGAFEPWGLDIKLGVKGKRVIAPIAPGLILPITVENWCLLKVGEAVEVQGEGGILALDGEREIEITKGEYVAILDPCGPWVVDIEKVLEVKPVLAQGGNLSDGSQNHNAQVGFNYEERECREMV
- a CDS encoding alpha-ketoacid dehydrogenase subunit beta — its product is MRQITYAEAIREALALEMRRDPTVYIAGEDVGIFGGCFGVTQGLYQEFGPERVKDTPISETAIVGHAVGAAAAGLRPCVEIMFMDFMGVCMDEILNQAAKMRYMFGGKAKLPLVIRTPAGAGLRAAAQHSQSLEAIFAHIPGLKVVMPATPKDAKGLLISAIRDDNPVIYIEHKQLYGLVGDCPEGEYVVPLGEAAVVREGKDVTIVSWSWMLHKSLAAAEALAKEGIEAEVIDLRTLIPLDKNTIINSVQKTNRLVIVHEAVRTAGFGAEIAALVAEEAFDYLDAPIRRVTAPDTPVPFSPRLEDAYLPNEAKIIDAVKSLLA